The DNA window TCGTCATTATCAGATTAACCATACAATCTCATGGTATTTCAGGATCCAGATTGCTCAAAAGTTTCCTGGGAGCTGCGACAATCCTTAACGGTGGTGTTCGATATGTATACCAACGGACAGGGAAAAAgaggtatgtttatttattagctGGTCCATTtcttttccatgtaaaaaaaggaaaataccttTGGTTCTGTTAAATCTCATCCATATCCCAGTAGAACAAAAATTACCAATCGTTGCATAGGGTATTATCGTAGATTCTGTGCCTTTTTATGAGGAATGTTaactacattttataaattggtttaaatgtaaaatgtgatagAAATCCTCTACAAATAAAACTCAaactttactttcactttaaatgaatTAGCACATAAACATGTTAGTATTTTAAAGATCCTACAAAAGTGCCAATGCATTCTTTAGACAATGTATTTCTAATTTGTAGCTATAATAGCCTGAAAGTCAGTGGTGCCTCCCTATCACTTCAGTGATCCTCCTGTTAATGTAGTGAAGGTTGaggcatattgttttttttcttttagattggtCTTTATTTAAGATGTTTGCTCGAACAGTAACAGAGCCTTGTCCTCTTGCAACACAAAGCAAGATCTATGTCGATTCATCAGGGTATGATAAGGTAAGACACACCGCACtgacaataattgtttttttttgtgatacttATAGTTAAAATGCTAGGCAAAGGGTTGAATTGGAGGCACTGTCACTGTGCTGATTGGTCACTTGCACCTGCTGGCAATTGCCAACCAGGTAAAAGCTGCGTTTCCTTTCTATGTACCCTCTCCACCATTCTTGTGCAATGACGGATATTCCAGGTATGGGGAGGGGGGACATGTTGCATTGCCTACACAGCCAGGCCCAGATACCCAAGAGATGTCATCCACCTAGATGACTTTCCTCTCCATCTGGCAACAAAGCTTATTCTAGGTGGACTGCGCCAGTAGGGGCAAACTTGTATAAGAAAAGTCAGTCGACTCATTTTAGCCTGAGTGGTCAGGTGATAGTTTAAAGCTGATAAACCTCTAATGGTAccaaaatctgtatatttctggTACTAattctatataaatttatatcaaAGAAGAGAAAGATGGGTTTCTTGTGGCTAAAATCAATAGACTGTATTAAGCATACACAATGTAAATATCAATATAGCAAATAAACACAATGTGCAATAAGTGGTAAATAATAGAAATACAGCACGTAATAGACAAGGTTCCCTGAGCAACCCGGGCCCAGGGAAGTGTCTGTTAAAGCTAGATAATTAGTTGCCTGACTCAAAATAGAAGTAGTTATTTGCTACACTGATATTTACATACCCTTGTGTATGCTTAATACAGTCTATTGATTTTTGTCACAAGAAACCCctatctttctcttcttttttttttatataaattttgtttataatttatgGGATTGGCACACTTACTCATGATACAAAAGAGCCAGAGTCACAACTCTCTCTTTGCCACTTTATTTAATTCTATTAAtaattaggaaggattttttgcTAGGGTTTTCATGGTACAGCAGTCATTGGCTTGGCTGCAAGGAAGATTTTGCCTCTTCCACCCCTCAATACAATGCAGAAATTACAGGACCCAGAATAGGAGTTAGCCATTGGGATTGAAGGCGTGGGGGACAGAGCTAAGCATGGGGCAGAAGCTTATGTATTAAGTGCGTACGTACCGGGTACCTACCAGGGTATAGGGGGCTTACTACAAGGATGTTCTGCTGCATCACTAAAGTATTTTGGTAGAATTTagttactataaaaataaaaaatataaaatcattagaCATATATGAAgcttgtcaaaaataaaaaaaaagaattgaccCAGACCTGTATAGTTACCTATAATGGGAAAGGGTTCTTTTTGTTGCTGTTGTGGGAGGACAACCCCAAGTTATGACCAGTGTACTGATTTTTcagaatcctaaaaaaaaaaaaaaacctttaaaataactaatGTGCTATATTGTTAAGGATTTATTTTCTTAGGATTATGATTATAATAATTACTTGGCTTTTGCTTTCTGCATTACAGGAGCTTGACCTGTTTGAGGTGACTCCTCCCTCATATTTAGAAGAACAAGTTCCAGTCCATGGTGACCAGAGAATATACACAGTGTATGATCTTCTAAAACCAGGCTTCTTCAACACTTCCAGAAACCTGAATGTGGCTCTAAGGTGGAAGGGGAGCTCTGCTGACTCAGGTGAATACTGATGGCAGAAAGTGTCATCATTCATAATGATCTGTTTATGCACCAGAAGCATTCCTGCTACAACCAGATGTGGATGggcaaaaacaaattttttttaccattgcaaGGCGGATGCTTCCAACCAAATGGCATCAGACAATACGCTCACCCACATATTTTACATCCACATGCAGCATGTATATACTGCTTAAAAAAGCTACATGGATGTAGcgctttgtattttttctgtacataccTCCATTGATGATTTAGTCTTTggattttagattttcttttagatttttttagtgtttaatcTGCAAAATACACCTAATGTACTGCTGGTAGTTGCTTGAAGGAGAATTTATAAAAACTCAGAAGTTAATTGAAGTTCACAGTAAATCAAAATAGTAGTAATATGAACAAACCTTACTCAGTTTTCAAAATGATAAAACGCCATGTTTTCCATACttttcataaatatgttttttgggaCCCTgatttgtgtgcttttttaatgtcttttatctAAATTGCAGGTGTTTGTTGTAATAGAaagtgttctaattttttttctaaagttaacAAGAAGTGATTGTAATGTGTCAAAAAATAATAGTTTGTAAAGTTCCTTTTGTGTAGaatttcctgtatttttctttttccttacagGCCAGCCTCGGCCCCCTGTCTTTCATGCTGAGCGCTATGTGAGCGGTTACGGTCTTCAAACTGGCGTGATTAACACCATGATTTACAACAACCACCCATACAGAGCCTTCCCTGTTATGATCCTGGAGACTGTTCCCTGGTACCTCCGGCTCTATGTCCACACACTGACTATCATCACCAAGGGCAAGGAGAACAAGCCCAGTGAGTAATAAAATAATGGCAATTATTAGGCATCTACACTATAATTGTAAATAGATGTTCGCCTGCCcatgcattgtaataaaaaatagccTTGTTACCAACATGCCATTTGCTTAAAAACTGCACACCGTATTTATGGAACAAGGCTTTGGGCTAAATGATTGACTGGTAGATGCTATCTGCATGGGACTTATAGGTTCTCTCTGtaattgtgtgggtttcctttcagGCGCTATAGTTTTCTCCCACACAAACATACAGTATGTTAACTGTAGGTTTACTGCTGTCCAGGCTTTGTCTATGATTGTAGTAGTGGCGTTGAATTGCAAGTTTGTCTAAGGAACAGTTGGTGACGTGGCTGTTAATTTTACATTACATGATATGAACAAATGTTAGAATGTGGAAATTCCCTTTTGGCATGCATTGGTACTGAATATGTAACTGTGTTCGACCAACATATAAATCTTTTGCAACTACAGAATTTGTCTTCCTCTTTAAGTATTGATAGATGTTTTGCCTTCTGCTGACAAATTGTTTTTGTACATGTAGGTTATATTCACTATGTGCCAGCAAAGGATCGCCAGCGTCCCCATCTTTTAGAGATGTTAATTCAGCTGCCTCCTAACTCCATCACAAAGATTAGTATCCAGTTTGAGAGAGCACTGCTGAAGTGGACAGAGTACCCACCGGACCCAAACCATGGATTCTATATCAGGTAATATATAACTTTTCTTGAAGATTCTGCTTTTTGTGCATAACTCTTATGTTCTTTCCAAAGGAAAATCTTGAGTTTAATCCTGGAACCTACAATATCATCTAATATGTTATCAGGGACAGTTAATGGAAATACAAAaacctgccattgctgatttcCCCTTAAAACGTAACTTGCATTGCTTTCATTCTGAATTAATAGTCTGTACTCCAAGTCGCTAAATTTGCAGAGCTAGATGTGTGTACTTCAAAGGAGGCACCAATCTTTTTGAGCATTGCAACACTTTATTTGGGCTGTTCATTGCATGCACACCAGGAGTTTTAATCATGGATGAAATTATAAAGGAGCTCATCATATAGATGTGATGGTGTCAGTTGTTCTAAACATTTGACCACACATGTTTTTGGCATACCTAGTAATGCTTttgatctttttgttttcttcttgtttAGCCCTTCAGTCTTGAGTGTTCTAATCCCCAGTGTAAAAAACCTGAAGACGAACAAACTTGAAGAAAGCTCACTCTTCTCCACACTGTAAGTTTTATCTGCATGTTCTTAATGTGACGGGATTTTTATGGAAGTAGAAATGTAATTACTCACAGATTACTCTGCAAAGTTGCTCATCCTTTGAAGCCCGAAGTCTGAAGGGAAGCCAAACTCAAAATGTTCTTTCCATATCTGTTTGGTTCTCTGTACAGTTTATGCAACAATGGCATGTGACAGTGACTGAGACATCCACAAAACCCCGAAATATTCTATTCCAGAAAGTCTTATTGAGTCTGTTTCACTGAAATGGACTGATGGCAGAGAACACATACTTTTGTGAGCACTTCATATCCAGCTTTGCCTCCTAAAttccaggcatttttttttttttggtgcgcCTTAACTTTGGAGCCCAGTCAGCAACacattttaaatcagaactaaattaAGTGTTTGTTTTAAATCAGAACCTTATAAAGTCCAATAGAGAAATGACTTAAATGTGCAGGTGAAACTAAATCTTTTTTGTGTCCAGGGGAATCAGCCTTCTCTTTTGGTTCTGATAACCCTTATCAACAAATAGGAGGGCGGGGTATAAAAGGAAAACCTTCCAATGAGAACACTTGTTAGTTACCCTtgggaaataaaaggaaatccctgtcaatggccaaaaaaaagttgtgcattTTTAATCAGAACCTAATGAATAGTGCACTCTAACTTGCATCTTGGAAAAGAGTGCACTCTATATCAGATATAATTAAAAGGTGTACTTCTTTAATCAGAATGGAAtagttctttgattttttttttttttttttccctttgtccGCCAGGTTCCCATCATCAGACGGTTCAAGTTACTTCATGCGGTTATACACAGAGCCCCTCCTAGTCAATCTACCTACTCCTGATTTCAGCATGCCCTACAATGTCATCTGTCTGACGTGCACCGTGGTGGCTGTGGGTTATGGTTCTTTCTATAACCTTCTCACAAGGACTTTCCAGGTGGAGGACAGTAAGCAGGGAGGACTGGCAAAGAAGATTGCCAACCTAATACGTAGGTTGCGCGGTGTTCCCCCTTTGTGAATGTGGCTTTCTAATGCAGAGAACTAATACGGGGTCATCCTCTGGATATGAAAAGCTTTGACTAATGGGCCTATTTGGATCAGCTATCCAATGACATCAATGCCAAATTAGTGACCCATTGTTTTGCTGTAAGAAACTAAGAAGCTATATTACACTGGAGGCTTCTTGATTGCACTGTTGCGTGATAATGAAGTTTCACTAAGAACATGACAGATTTCAAAGGTTTTACAACTAATGAATGTCAATGTCTGTTTCTAGTTGCGGTCACAGGGACAGCAATATTCAAATACAATTCAATTGTATATGACTATTATAGGTCCTCTTCTCTACTGCAGGTACCAGCTACCATTCATAGGTAGTAATTACCAGTGTTGACCGTgcagaataaaattaaaatgttattcttcATGAAGGGTCGCATACAATGGTCAGTTTTCTCCCCATTTCTTCAATGGTCTATTATATATAGTTGCAAAACACACCTGTAAAGATAACCTTGGGATTATAATTGCCTTACTTCTGTCTCATTCGGTTCGATGCGATGTCCCCATCCTTTGTAACTAAGCAAGCAAAATCTCAAAGGGAAACTTTGCAGTCCGTTAAAAGACCATCTTTTCCCGAGCTTTTGTCTGCTGTGTGTTGCACAAGGCTATCCAGACAGGCAGTGACATCTTACTTAAAGGCGGAATATGGGCAAGgtaattattttaacatgatGCTTTGAGGGACGCAGCTTGGCCAGCATAAGCAGACTTTTTCACCTTAGTGGAACTTCCTTTTAAAGAGACTCAACTGGGGAGATGGGAGGCAAACTGTAGCAGATATGAAGTGCAGCCACCTGAATCTCGTGCAATTCTGGCTATGTTTCAGTACTTTTGATGGTGCTAAAGTTACCCTTCCCCCTGCACATTTCTGCTGCTAAAAGAGTTTTGGAATATTGTGTGTTAAAACTGCCTGAGATTCAGCCTAATTAAAGGCAAGGAAAGCTGCGGGTACACCTCTAGGTGGTTTTATTGCATCGCTACAACAGTTTTCCTCCTCTCTACACCAGTGGGTCTCTAGGGttgttgtatttttactttaattttgtaaCAAAAGTGGGTTGCACTGTTTGTCTTATTTATTCTGGgttttctgtttgctttgtttgttttttaaagaatcaatGCTTCTGAAACAAAGTTATCTAActgaaaaaaactgtttcttttttttaaactgcaaaatcTCTGCTCATTATTACTGTTTATTCTTTTGCTTGTCCGCTATAAACCAGTGTGCGACACTGCTCCAGCCTTCACATGGACACATGTACACAGGTCAATGGGTATAGGCATTCAGTTAACTACTTAATATAGTCCAGCAATCAAAATGCTCACAACAAGATGCAGctgaatagaaatatttatttccacAATGCTTAGCACAGATTAGCACCTATATACCATTATCTCCCATATGCCACCCTCCCAGTGGGGTTCAGTTGTAGAGATTTCTGTTTTCTGGACTGTAGAAGGTTGATCTGTGCTTATCATTGTAGTAATGATTTCTTATTCCACTTCTTTCAGTGTACAGCAATTCACTGCTCATTTTTTGATTGAACTAGTCGGGATGATTAATTCCATTTAAATGTGCAGGAATGGAAGCTGACAATACAGGTACGCTTGGGGCAGTTTTGAGGGAAGCTGTTTCTCCAGTACAGCATGGAGGTAAAATAAACACAcagttatttatttgtgttttcgcTGCAATATATGAACCACAAAAAGggtctaagggctctatttaaaaacagggaatcggacattcccttcAACCTtcacttgtgggaatcttccaggtccatgtgtttcaatggcagtaattgattcccttcAGGAATGTTGAAGGGGATGTCAGATTCCACGTTTTATGTATGGAGCTGTATGAGActtattttccagcattttcatTGGCACTAAATGTTTCTACTAGGCATGCCAAGTCTGAGGTCACAGAAGATGGCCACAGTTAGCCTCTTATTTCTTTGTGAAGCGTGAAGGAGACATAAGGACAACacttaataatcattttttttctaataaaaaggaTCAACATATTAAATATTACCATGCATGAGTCTTATGGGTTTATTTATAGATTTCTatgtcaaaatttaaaaataaattgatttcttcctgaataaactgtatatttttgcTTTCAAAACTTTACCTGTAAAATACGACTTTATTTTTGCCAAAAGGCTTGGGAAAGTTTAAAAGTGTATGGGGCTGTTTATTTTGTGTGTAAAGTGTTGACTCTTTTACCGTACCACTTTACTAAGAGAACAAAAACCATTTGCATTACTTCCTCCACCTAAAGTAGCTTAAAACTCCTACCACAGTCTCACACGGTTGGGCCAAACAGACTAGAAGCCACATAAGGCAGACCTTCTACAAAAAGGAAAAGGTCCTCCTGAGCTGACCAGGTCCCCCCCCTTTCTTAAATGACCTACTAATTGTAAGTAAAAAACATACCTGTGAAAAAGGATTATTTTTGCctgtctgtaatggtgacattcttccactggccagcaatgtaggaggcattcatccccctgaccactatactaatgtacaatgagctgtagatatattaattatagcagagggttctataaagacctgaaagtttgtTCACAAGTTCACCTCTGTTTAAAACCTCAAGAAAGCCTACTTTACATGATAATTTTTCAAATGCATATATTATGTGGTTTGGAGAGGGTGTCCTGCCTTGAATGGTTGGGTGTACGCACTGTACATCCTAACTTAAGAAAGTGCTAATATGTAAAAGTGATGATTACTGATCCAAAACATTCTTTCACAAAGTGAtaaatgtaaacata is part of the Pyxicephalus adspersus chromosome 3, UCB_Pads_2.0, whole genome shotgun sequence genome and encodes:
- the PIGT gene encoding GPI transamidase component PIG-T, which gives rise to MAAVWAVVVCAVLVTGVSGTAGDSFQEELLLTPLRSGDIAATFQFRTRLDSDLRREKVSHYRLFPKVLGQVISQYSIQELHLFFTQGFWRTRSWGQPLLQAPAGAELWVWFQDSVTDVDKNWKELTNILSGIFCASLNFIDSTNTVTPTASFKPLGLANVTDHHLLRYATLPREIVCTENLTPWKKLLPCGSKVGLASLLEAERLYYSSYHSQSVHIRPICRDPDCSKVSWELRQSLTVVFDMYTNGQGKRDWSLFKMFARTVTEPCPLATQSKIYVDSSGYDKELDLFEVTPPSYLEEQVPVHGDQRIYTVYDLLKPGFFNTSRNLNVALRWKGSSADSGQPRPPVFHAERYVSGYGLQTGVINTMIYNNHPYRAFPVMILETVPWYLRLYVHTLTIITKGKENKPSYIHYVPAKDRQRPHLLEMLIQLPPNSITKISIQFERALLKWTEYPPDPNHGFYISPSVLSVLIPSVKNLKTNKLEESSLFSTLFPSSDGSSYFMRLYTEPLLVNLPTPDFSMPYNVICLTCTVVAVGYGSFYNLLTRTFQVEDSKQGGLAKKIANLIRRLRGVPPL